GGAGAGAACGTCTTTATTGTTATTGAGAAATTGGATTTTAGGTGTTGCGGGGATGCTGCAGTCTTGATCTGAAATGTTTTTAAAAAAAAGTGTCGCTTTATCTTGAGACATGCCGTTATACGGGCCTTCGCTATTTGAAAAAGCCATTTCAATTTGATCTTGACGGCACTCTTCTGCCAAAACAGGTGAGTGGAGCGTTACAAACGGAAATAAAAAAATGGCGGCAAAAGAACCATATTTTTGATAATTTGATTGAAAGAAGAGAGGGTGTTTAAAAACTGGAATAAGAGTCATTTTGGCAGTAAAATGGAATTCTAGAAAAATCTCTACTATCTTACTAAGAGCGTTCTTAAATAGCTAGCTCTTGAAAAGACGTGTATCAAGATTTTGGTATAAATCAAAAAAGGGACAAGAATGCGGATATTTGTTACAGGTGGGTGTGGTTTTATTGGCTCAGCAGTCGTTCGCGAGTTGGTGGCTCGTGGGCACGAGGTTCTCAATTTTGATGCGTTGACTTTGGTGGCCTCTCCAGAATCTGTGCAGTCTTTAGAAGGAAATGAGAAATATCATTTTGTTCAGGGAGACATTACAGAACCTGTTCAGCTTGAAAAAGTTTTCTCAACCTTTCGTCCGCAGAAAGTTATGAATCTTGCGGCTGAGACGCATGTCGATCGTTCCATTGACGGTCCAGCGGGTTTTGTGGCGACCAATATTGGCGGCACGTTTACGCTTTTAGAAATTGCAAGACATTATTGGAATGGTCTCGAAGGAGAAGAAAAAGCTCTCTTCTGTTATCATCAGATTTCAACGGATGAAGTCTTTGGACCTCTTTCAATGGAGGATTCGCCTTTCGATTCAAATACACCTTATGCGCCTCACAATCCGTATTCTGCAAGTAAAGCGGCTGGAGATCATTTGGTGCGTGCCTGGTATCATACCTATGGCTTTCCTGCGTTTGTGAGTAATACTGCAAATAATTATGGGCCATGGCAATTTCCAGAAAAACTTATCCCCTTGGCGATTTTGAATGCTTTGGAAGGTAAAAAAATTCCTGTTTATGGAAATGGGCTGCAAATGCGGGATTGGATCTATGTTGAAGATCACGCAAAAGGACTTGCAGATGCGATTGAGCAGGGACGTCCTGGAGAAACTTATTTCTTAGGTGCAGCGCAACCAAGAACAAATATTGACGTTGTTAAAGAAATTTGCCGTTTAGTAGATGAAATGGCACCCAAAGAGGGTTTAAACCGTCAGGATTTGATTGAGTTTGTCACAGACCGTCCAGGGCATGACGTGCGCTATGAGATTAATCCGACAGAAGCTGAAAAAAAGCTTTCTTGGAAGGCGCAGAATGATTTTGAATCTGGTATTCGTTTAACGGTTGCTTGGTATTTAGAAAATAAATCTTGGTGGGAAAATATCCGAAAAGCGCTTTATACAGGCGAAAGACTTGGGCTTGGAGAGAAATAATGACAGAAACAAAGGATCGTAAAGGAATATTGTTGGCAGGAGGGCACGGAACACGTCTTCGTCCTTTGACAACGGTGATTAGTAAGCATCTTTTACCGCTTTATGATAAACCGATTATTTTTTATCCACTGTCTTCAATGATTCTTGCGGGTCTTTCAGAAATTATGCTGATTACGACACCAGAAGAGGCTGGATTATATAAGAAGCTTCTTGGAGATGGATCTGAGTTTGGGATTAAGCTTGTTTATAAAGAACAGGCAGAGCCAGCTGGGATTGCTCAAGCGCTTTTGATCGCAGAGGAGTGGTTGGATGGTGCGCCTTCCATGCTGATGCTCGGTGATAATATTTTATTAGGCACTTCTGTTTCTGAGCGTTTGAAAAAAGCGAGCGATGCGAGAGAAGGGGCAACTGTTTTTGCGCATCAGGTAAGAGATCCAGAACGGTATGGTGTTGTTTCCTTTGATTCATCTGGAAAACCCATCGAAATTATTGAAAAACCTCAAAATCCAGCTTCTTCTTGGATTGTTACGGGGGTTTATTTTTATGATGGAGAAGCACCTAAAATTGCCCGAGGTTTAAAACCTTCTGCCCGGAATGAATTGGAAATTACAGATATTAATCATGTCTATTTAGAGAAGGGCGTTTTGACTGTTGAGCGTCTGGGACAGGGATATAGCTGGATGGACGTTGGCATGCCAGAACCTTTATTAAGAGGGGCAGAGTTGGTGAAGGGGCTTCAGGATTATTCTGAGCATGCGATTGGATCGCCTTTGGCTTCTGCTTATCAGATGGGTAGAATTGATAAGAAGACTTTTGAAGATGGGATTAATAAGCTAGGAAAGACTTGTTTGGCACG
The genomic region above belongs to Acetobacteraceae bacterium and contains:
- the rfbB gene encoding dTDP-glucose 4,6-dehydratase; translated protein: MRIFVTGGCGFIGSAVVRELVARGHEVLNFDALTLVASPESVQSLEGNEKYHFVQGDITEPVQLEKVFSTFRPQKVMNLAAETHVDRSIDGPAGFVATNIGGTFTLLEIARHYWNGLEGEEKALFCYHQISTDEVFGPLSMEDSPFDSNTPYAPHNPYSASKAAGDHLVRAWYHTYGFPAFVSNTANNYGPWQFPEKLIPLAILNALEGKKIPVYGNGLQMRDWIYVEDHAKGLADAIEQGRPGETYFLGAAQPRTNIDVVKEICRLVDEMAPKEGLNRQDLIEFVTDRPGHDVRYEINPTEAEKKLSWKAQNDFESGIRLTVAWYLENKSWWENIRKALYTGERLGLGEK
- a CDS encoding glucose-1-phosphate thymidylyltransferase; this translates as MTETKDRKGILLAGGHGTRLRPLTTVISKHLLPLYDKPIIFYPLSSMILAGLSEIMLITTPEEAGLYKKLLGDGSEFGIKLVYKEQAEPAGIAQALLIAEEWLDGAPSMLMLGDNILLGTSVSERLKKASDAREGATVFAHQVRDPERYGVVSFDSSGKPIEIIEKPQNPASSWIVTGVYFYDGEAPKIARGLKPSARNELEITDINHVYLEKGVLTVERLGQGYSWMDVGMPEPLLRGAELVKGLQDYSEHAIGSPLASAYQMGRIDKKTFEDGINKLGKTCLARLLRNELHKGIF